catacatggtATTAATGTTCAGTGATGTTCTCAGAGGAAAGTCTGACAGCTTTttgaaaaactaattttaatgaaatttgtGCAAAAACGAAAACTTTTATTAGTTAAAAACTGTTACTTTGGACCACGTGTGTTATCAAAGGAGAGTGTCAGTTATTCAGCTGTAAATGTTACTTGAATGATGAAACCACCTAAATAAATATAGTTTTGAAATGAAGGTACACTAATAGACTGGAGTGATTGAATGAAGAACACATTGAAAAACACAGCATCATAAAGGAAATGTGTTGCCGAGTTACTAAAGATGTCTATACACTGCATTAACCATATAATTGGTAAATGTCATTTAGACTGTGGGCAGTATTTTTAATTGTGTGTGGCATTTAATCATTGATAAATCATTACTGCATTAACTTGGGGATATTTTATAGATGCTATAAAGCAGGAAGATTTGATTATTCTGGCAGCCTCAGCCAAATAGAGGAGCTGTGCAGCATAGAACAGAGATACAGCTGTTCTTTCATTACAAATTAAGTTAGCTCCATTTGTCACTGAATTCTCAGCCTCGTTAGAAGACtaaattcattaattcattcagttTAAATTGCTGAACAAATCAAAGATGTTGACTGTGATCCAGAGGTCGGAAACAAGATTACTAAACCCGAGGTACAGCAATGTGGTTTTGACAAACAAAGGGAAACGTGGTCTTAATTTTGAGATATATTAGCAAAACACTGACTGTaattcacagagagaaaacaaatagcACAAATCAAGTATTCTACaaattgtgcttttgtgtgtaaCTTACATTAcactacattacattacactcCTCCAGCTCACCTGTTGCCTGAGGTAATTATTCTGCAGACATTGTGATTTTTACCTTGAAGAGGAGTTAAATAGACATAATGTGTAAAACgaaattaattaacaaaaaaaaaaaagtaaataaataaatatgtatgtgtgtgtatatgtatacataaatatatgtatatatatatatatatatatataatatatatatatatacagacataGTTTGTGTAAAGTACAAATTTTAGAACGGATCCTGTATTATTGTAAATGCTATtagtgtaaaatgtaaatgttttgtacctatattattataattttattgaTTACAAAGAGGTGCAGCAAAACATTTCTATGATGCATATAAATCAAAAATCCCTTTCCAATACTGTTTTGTCTAGAAAACTAAAGACAGGCAAAGATTTAAATAATGAAACCACCATTTACACTCTATACATTTACACGTGTCAGCAACGTGACAACCAACCCATGGTCTATCTTAATTTAAATCTCATGTTTGCTTCTACATCACATTACTGCCCTAACTTAATCACTTAGACTTAGAGTTTGATCTAGCAAGTTATTTGTTTCCAAAGACGTCAGGAGAGagaacctttttctttttttggtctGGGGCCATGCCAACACACCTCCCCTTAAGGAAAGGTTATTTATACAGAACCATTCATCAACAAGGCAAGTCAGAGTGCTTTAAAGAAGCAGGAAATACATTGAAAATAAGTCATTGCAATAGTTACCCAAACAGGCTCAGTCCGTATTTGCTCAGGTCCGTGGTTCTGGTTAGAAAGAAGCTTTCATATGAATTTGGAAACTAGGATTACTAGGCAAATTAGatcattttaataaacaatATGTTCCCAGGTACTTCCAATGATGAAAATGTGGGTCCATGTTGTTTTGCAGCAAGCTCATGCAGAAGTGGGGCCATGTgatgtctgtgttgtctgtaAACCATGGCCAGTTTAATACAATTCCTCATTGTTATGCGTGGGGCCCCTCGTTGTTCTGAAAATCTGCCGTCCTCTTGTCTAAAAAAAGTTAAATCCTAATCATCGTACAGGAGTTCTGATTGAAGACGTTTTGCTATTCATCTGAAAGTCTTCTCTTCTAACTGTTGCGATGAATATAGATATTATTATGATACATTATGATAGATATTTATCCCTGTCAGGTGACAATGCCTATCTGTTAGGTGGATCCAGCAATGGTTAAATCAGTACGTGATTAAAAAGAGGTTCTTCTTGTTTTCTGATTGAAACGAGCCTCTAAAACTGAAGTGGGCTCTTATTTTTTATAGCAACTCAGTAAATCATTCAGTAAACAGCTCTTTTGacatcatttctcattttttatAAAGACTatttttggcagtttttttttttggcctttattTAGCAGTCACCATTAAAGAGGCAGAAAGGAAATATGAGAGATAGGAGAGGCATGACATTACATTTACTAATTTGGCAGAtccttttatccaaagcgaaTACATGCAACAAAGGGCGCTGGCCAGAATTGAACCCGGGACATTGTGATTATGTGACATGTGCTGAGACCGTTCAGCTTCCAAAATCTTtgtttgaatttatttcaaaGTCCTGAGCATGACTCCAATCAAGACAGAAGTACCACAAATAgtcttctttcttttacatCTGGAAAAAATCAACCTGGCATAACATGAAAGGACAAttctgggttttattttttataattgtagccatttttatttaataaagatAAGCCACCATGCAAATTTCTGAGTTCCTGAATATTTTTTCAGACATAGAGGTCTCGGGCTGTAGAAGAcaacatatttattatattttatatgacacACATTACCTATACTGAGCTATGCAAGAacatcagaaataaaacacttcatATTTGGCTGAGTGAACAACATTCATTTCTTCGATCATTCGATTTCTTTGGAGCTGAACATCTGCAAGACCAAAGAGGATGTGTGGGAGGAGAAGGCTTAACATCTGGTGATGCTGTTCACTCACTTTTTGAACCCCTGGATTAAAAAGGACAAGTTTTTGAGCAGGGTGGtacggtggtgcagtggttggCACCGTCACCTCACAGCAAAtgaaggttctgggtttgaactcCAGTTCTCTGGGTGCTCCAGTTTCCCCCCAGAGTCCGAAGGCATATaggaatgtgagtgtgaatggttgctCATCATGATGTCAGCCCTGCGATAGACCTCGAACCCTGTCTCTTTCTACAAGCAGCATGCATTTTCTCAGCTCATGGAAGTGATGCAAGTAAGTTAACTGGCACGACGCACTCCTGATCTCTACACCCAAGCAGTTAGATGTAAAACAACTCTCATCACACAAGGCTTTTCACACCTCCTCCATAACCCATTTAACTGCCTTATTCCACTGTTAATAAAAACTCTCTGGCCAGAACAAATCTATTTAAAAAGTCTTTCACACCAGCCTCCATTAACATAAACAAGCTACTTGCAAAGAGCCAAACTGCAATTAATTCTATgtgtatgcaaacacacacatataaaaatatagtacAGGTATATTTTATGTGCAACATGTGTTCTCAAgtcagacatttattttaactGGGAATCCTTTGGTCTATACTTTTAATGCGTTGAATCTGCCATGTAGTGAGTATTTTCTGCATTTGTATTGAGCTTGTCTCCGTGAGTATAAAgtgtaaatatacaaataacATACATTAAGATACGTTAAGGGGCGACAACAAGGGCCCAACAACAAACCAGAGCAACCCCATAAAAGCTAATTAATTTTTCcacatacaaatatacacaacacaTGCTGAGCACACAGAATACAAGTGAATACAAATCAATATAGCAAATCAATATGGCTTACATTCAGACAATACAAGTCCATACAGAGGCTGCTCATACGGAGaaggacaattttttttattttttttatttttttatacatgtgTCATTATGGAGCTCTATACAGTAGCACatacccccccccaccccttcctccACCTCCGGTCGTGTTGTTGTGACGCGGGGCATGTCGGGAACGGAAGAGCATCCAGTATGGCGACTTCCACGGGACAAGATGGAAAGGCTGTTTGTTCCTCGAGTGTGGATCTGTTGCTGCACCCTGAGCTGTTGTCTCAAGACTTCATGCGGCTCATTTTAAGTGAGGTGAGTGAAAGCTCCGGGAAAATCGTGGGAAGTGTCGTTCACTGTGGAGATAAATGAAGAATACCATAATGTTAGCATGCCGGCTAAACCTGCAGCAGGTTTCTGAGCATCAGACGCTGATTAATGTTTGTCATGTCGGACAAGGTGAACTGACAGTACTTTGTGTCTgaatcagaaaaatgtcagtacCAGAGACTGTGGGAGTCGGGACCGGCTCACAGACCTCTACCTCCGGCATGTCATCCCGCTGCCGCAGAGGACTTTGCCCAACAGCCGCTGGGGAAGGAGGGTGGAGAAGAGCCGAGGGAGGCAGACACCGGCCGGTCACAGGTCAGACGGGTAACCTACACCACAAAAGGGAGATTTCAGCATGAACATTACTGTGTATTAATTGGCAGGCAGTTAGCATTATAGTGATCTCAGCACGTCAGAGCGATACCAACACGTAAAACCTGTATATTCACAAACCATATCCCATAGTTCAGCATAAAATCAGCCATTCTGGTGAGATACTGGATTATCTGTCATACCATGTTAATCCTCAGAGGCACACATATCTCTGTTGTTACTGAAAATGTGGTACTCCATACTATACTGACCAAAAAAATAAGCATTAAGTTTAACTAAGTATGGGCCTCATTCGTTGTGTACGCACAAATTTGCCATTTTATTTAATGGAAAGTTGGgactgataaaaacaaacttgacGGGCGAATGTGTGGGACTGTAGAAACTGGTGAAACAGATGGtcctttttatactttttattttacgtCATGATTAATATATTTCCCTTATCACTCTATTCAGGCCAGcagtgttgtattgtgtttgtgcttgttgtTAGAAACCAATTTTTCTGTCCCAACCAAAATCATAATCACTAACATCTGTGATTTATTACTGAACTGTTGGTCATAGTCTGCTCTGCAGCTGACAGTGGTGCTTCCATCAGCTGCTCGCTCATCACCACGTTCACAGGTCTAAGCAGCGCAGGTCAGTGTGTCGGGGCATATAATGCTCACACTCAGTCGAGATCACTTTCTGGAGCACATCAGCACAAATGCCTTTTTAAAGGTCCTGATTCACTATCccatgcttaaaaaaaaatcagagacTGTATCAAATAACTTCATACAACTGGAGAACAGTGCATTGgtagattttaaaataatgttttgacACACATATTTCATCAAGTTCAGTGAACTCAAGGTCATGCTACCAGGGGCAAAAAGGGCATGTAAAGCACTGGAGACGCTGCAGTGACGGCCAAACTCTGTGCGCGCCTACCCACTTCACAGTAATCCGCTtattaatattgatattaatatttatgagGTTCTCGCATCGAGGAATTATGGTTACTTAGTAATTAGTTATAAGTTAATTGTGGAAGTGTAGTGAGTggaatatgtgtgtgcacattttcaaGCTGATTTATAAAGGGGAAATTGGGAAATTGTGTGCACATAAAAGTGTGCACAGTTTTTTAACCCTATTACTTTTTGTTGCATGCCAGTTCTGTCTTTTGTGTGCACGTAAAGGTTTGGTAAGGGATCTTACGCATAGTCCTACAGGTCCCTGCTGGTGTTCAGATGGCTGGAGAGTTACCAGTGTAAAGGGGAGCGATAGGCTACAAGCTCCAGATTCAAGATTCGGGAATACTTTATTGCCATTTTAACATAGTTGATAGGAATTAGGTTTGATGAGATACCCTTACTGTCTTATAGACAGCAATCCAAGCTGCAAATTATATAGGAATTGAAGATTATGGTTATGATACTTTTCAGTTTCTTAAAATAAGGGAGGAAGTTACAAAGATCCTCACAGAATCACCGATGACTCTTTATTCTGTGTCACTCTCATTAATGCCGTAAtcataaaaaagaagaagttgttttctctgtgagaTCGCGTCTGCTGGTTGAAGAATGCAGAATGAATGTGAAAGAGACGagcaaaaacatgaataaaaatgttggtGCTTGATTTAGACAGATTTATGTGGGTGTGCCTGCATCAACTCAAGTGATATAAATAATGCAGAACACAGGTGTGCTGTGCTGTTGACCTGTTCCAAGCAGGTGGGCAGCAGACAGTATAAAACAGTCATTCTTGGCACTAAGACTGCAGTGTGTTACTGGTTTGGCAACTGACCCCTCCTCCCACTTTAACATGCTGCAAGTCTCCGAAATACCAAAGCGGCACAGACGTGGGAATAATCTCAGTGTGTCTCCTCTTGCTGCACACCTGCATGGAAATAGAGCCCCTTACTATCAACAGGAGTTTAATCCATTTGAATGTAAAAAActgattattgttgttattattgtttggTAATTTGTAGTGCGAGTAACGACCACAATAGGAAAAGGCCTCTGATCGTGTTTGATGGCAGTTCCTCTCATTCTGGCCTGCTCAAAGTGAGGAAACCAGAGGGAAGTAGCACAGTGTCAACAGGGATCACTGACAGGTTAAAACCTCCTCCAGCAGGAAACCTGTCCAACCCCATCCGCAAACTATCAGGCAACACCTCTTCCTCATCCATTCATCGCAGCACTGACCCCGCAAACCTCAAACGAGAAGCAAACAGCTCGGTAGGAACCTTTTCTGTCACTTCAGTTATGTGCTGTACTCAAATTTACTGCGCTATTCAAGGAAAATGTGCATATTTGTCAGTCTTGTCAATATAATTATTACaagcaacacaaaacattatGTTGCTTGTATTAATCATATTGTATTTAGAGGTTAAATCTTTTGATTCTGTGCAAAAGAGAAAACTTCCAATAGCAAATTATTATAGCAAATTATTATGAATCCATCATTTAATAAATCATTGATatcaatgtatttatattacttgttgtttcatctttcatcaCTCCAGGTTACACCGAAGTCACCAGAGGTGAAGAAAAAGATCCAGCATGTGACATGGCCCTGACTCACAGAGACCTGATGAGAGCTCAGGCTCTCGAAGACTGATCACTCCCTTCCCATCACTGAACACCCAACTGTTGCTGCCCTCTACCTTTGTTCTCCCCATCACAATTTTCACACTAATTGCATCACAGAAAGAGGTGGAAGCCGTTTTACCTGTGTGTCATGGCCACCTCCCTGCTCTCGTTCAGTTCTGGGAGCGGAGAGGATAGGGCGGTGCTCCGAACATCGCCCTGCTTTTGACGTCACAGGCCTCCTCGTAGCTTCCCACAACCTCAAGTGCCCTTACCATCAATGATCTGCAACTCCTGAATGCCATTTAGGAAATTATGGCTGTCCGTATTATGTTTCTGTGAAGGAATTGGTTTTGGTAAAAGGGCCTCAAGTACTGGTTTGCAATGGTTTAAGGGTGAGTTTCTTGGATTGGatatgctgaaaaaaaaaaaaaagactgaaacagATGCTGAAGAATCTCACAGTCTGAGACCCAGACTGTCAAAGTGCTGGCGTATCCAAGAGGCATTGCGAACATGTTATGTGGCAGTGTTTAACAAATTTCTGCTTTGGTGTGTTCGCTTGAAATTTTGAACAGatgttatgtattatttttatccTCGATTAACTTCATTCCACTGAGCTTTATTCGAACCTCAGTGCAGTTTCACGAGTTGTTCAGGGTTTTTAAATATTAGTGTAGTGTGGTAAACATTACACAGAGGAAAAACGATTTTCTTGTACAGCTGGATCATAATCCACTGCTGAGCAGCCATTCTGCCACAGACGAAGCAGGTAATTTACATTCATACAtgtaaatatcacattttaatgattcaggaaaagaaaggaatatGGATTAAACAGAATAAAGTCTTGTTGAAGTAGATTTATTTGAAAATTGTGGATAAATTGACTTTGCGGTTGCTGTCTTTGAAACTGACAGAGTTtagaaacatacagtaacaggattcacaaagcattttgaATCCACTGTCAAATCAAGTGACATATTTgtacaaacagtttttttttaaataaaatgtccaaTACAATGCATCACTTTTGTTGATTTAATTGCAGTAGAAAAGTCAGCAGCTTAGTGGCCCATGTTTGATATGCTGGTATgttaatatatattacataatgTACTTTTAAAGTGAATATtgagattaaatgattaaataaaggaAATCTAAATTCCTTTTAAGGGGTTTTGACCCAGCATTCTgcaatatgttttaaaatttttattaaatatatattttaaattcctGCATTTTCAGCTTAAAAGTTgccaaaagaaacattttgaccTCTtcgtgatgttttttttgtattaatatttctaaaatttATGTAATTTCATGCATAGCTACAATTAGCTTTTATAGGAGTGAAGTTGcaatatgaatattatatttgtCTAGTTATAGCAGAACTCATTCACAAAACTCAATCTAATTTCAGCACCAAGCTAATCCATGCACAAAGCAGTAATTATTACACGTCAAAGTCTGCATTTATGTCAAAATGCTTACAGTGTCTGCAAACGTGTTGCTCTTTCATAAGCAAATGTCTTTACATTCGTGCTGAGTTATTTTGTTAGTAAAGACTTTTTCTCAAAGAATTAAAATTTAACttaaacattttgaattcaaaTATCACTGTTATTAGTTTGTATTTCATATCGTAAAACAATATACATTCATAGTAATGCTTGGTAGTATAGATATGCTCAGATAGTATTTATTGCATGTTTCTCATTCCTTGATCATAGTTATCATCCAATCAGATGTCTCTGTCATCCCTCAGACTGAATTACATGTCCTTGCCACACTCAGGGCACAGGATATCATCACGTTCGGTGAGGAATCCACGCCCCACCAGGGACACAGAGCACTTCTTACAGTTGAAACAGTCATTGTGCCACTGGCGCTCCTCAAAGGAAATGTACTTGCTGCCTCCAAGGCCTGAAAGAGAAAATCAAGCGTAGGTCAAGACATCAGTGAAACGGGAGAGATCATTTTTAGATCCAGGAAGACCAATCATTAGTGGTTACCGCTAATAGGGGTAGTGCAGGAAGCGCACTTCTTGGCATAAAGGTTGCAGAAGCAGTTGAGACAATAAGCAAAGTCGTCTCTAGAGGTAAACCTCTGGCCAGACAGCTGCTGCTTGCAGCTGGTGCACAGGAAGCAGTCCTTGTGCCAG
This genomic interval from Seriola aureovittata isolate HTS-2021-v1 ecotype China chromosome 11, ASM2101889v1, whole genome shotgun sequence contains the following:
- the c11h2orf49 gene encoding ashwin; this encodes MATSTGQDGKAVCSSSVDLLLHPELLSQDFMRLILSEKNVSTRDCGSRDRLTDLYLRHVIPLPQRTLPNSRWGRRVEKSRGRQTPAGHSASNDHNRKRPLIVFDGSSSHSGLLKVRKPEGSSTVSTGITDRLKPPPAGNLSNPIRKLSGNTSSSSIHRSTDPANLKREANSSVTPKSPEVKKKIQHVTWP